The DNA window TGGGATCCGACCAAAGCTCGGTGCCTCGCGCGCGCAACAACATCCCGCCCAGAAAGACCGCCAGCAGCGCGAGCCCCGCGAAGCCGAGATCGGCGGCCGTTTCCAAGTACCAGTTATTCGCGCTGCCGTGCCACGCTGCGTCAAGCTGCAGCCCGCAGCTCGCGTTGCGGTCGGCGAAGTTCCCTGCGCCGACTCCGAATATCGGCGCGGACGCGATCAACGAGTCGGCGCACGACCAAAGCTGGCCGCGGACCGACATCGATGCGGTCGCGGTGGGGGTCGCGAGAAACTCGTGCTTCAATGCGTCGGGCGACAGCACGGCGCCCGCAACCGGTATTACGAAGAGCGCCACCGACGCAGCCACGACCGCGCCGCGTTTGGGCAGCGCCGCTAGCACGTGGACGTCCGCGTTGCGCCGCGTCCAGATGTACGCAGCCACGACCAGCACGGTTCCCGCCGCGCACGCCCAGAACGCGCCGCGGGAAAACGACAGCAGCAGATCCGACGTCAAGAGGCCGAGCAGCAACGCGCCCGCGATGAACGCGATGCGGTGCAAGCGCGCGAACAGCAACACCGAAAGGAGCACGGGGATGACGGTCTCTAGGTACGCGCCGAATTGATTGGGGCCCTCAAGTGTGGATGCGATGCGCGGCACGAGTGTGCCGTCGGCGGCTTTGAAGACGTCCGGTGCGCCGGTGAAGCTCTGCCACAACCCGTCGAGGCCCACCACAGCACTTGCGATGAACAGCACGCTCGCGACTTTCATAGCATCGGCCGACGACCGCACCGCCACCGCGGTGATGCAAAACGCGCCGGCGTACCACCACCATTTGAGCGCGTCGCGAATGGCATCGGGCCTATTTTCGGACCATGCGATGCTCGCCACCGCGAGAATTGCGAATGCGATCAGGGCGGACGGTGCGATGTCGCCCCGCAAGGCGCTCGCGAATTGCGCGCGGACTTGCGGCCGCACGATCGCCGCGATCAGCAAGCCGGCAAGCGATCCAACGAAGGCAGCCTTCGACACCGTGACGAGTGTGGGTCCAAGCGCGTGATACCACGCGAACGGTGCGGTGGCCGCAAGCGATGCGCCGGCGGTCCACGTCGCGCGATAAGCCAGCACGCCAGCGACGATAGCCAGCGCGATGTAGCATAAGGCAACGGGGGTCGTCAGCGGCAACGCATCCTTTTTCTATTCGCAATGTAGGAGGGTGAGCAACCCGTACTAGGGTGAGCAACCCGTACTAGGGTGAGCATCGCTCACCCATTTGGGCAAGCGATGCTTACCCTACTACAATTGCCTCCTACAATTCGGAGATAATATCGAGTACCAATAGGCGCTCCTGTGGTTTCGTCATACCCACTTTGACTGCTTGATTAAGCAAACGCAAAATCTCTTGGTCGGGTTCCAGCGCTACGTAGCGGAGGATTGGATCCCCCACGCTTGCCTGCTCCCCGACGTGCCGGAGGACGCGAACGCCCACCCGGCGCGCGTCTTCCGCGGTCCGGCCGCGCTTCGCGAGGACGACGCTTTCGCCGATCGCGCCGGCGTCGATCCGGTTTATGAAGCCGTCGCTGGCGGATGCCACGTCCGTGCCGGCCGGAAATTTCCGGTCGAAATGGTCCAGAACGCCGCCCTGCGCATCGACCATCGCCTCTAGTTTCCGCCGCGCGGCGCCGCTTCGCAATGCGGTGTCGATGCGCACCTGGCCTTCCCCTATGCTCGCGACACCGCACACTTCCAGCATCGCAATGGCGACCGCTCGCGACACGTCTCGCAATCGGGAACTTCCGCCGCCTTCGAGAACGAGCAATGCCTCATCGAGTTCGAGCGCGTCGCCGGCCGCATCCGCGAGCGGCTCGTCCATCGCCGTCAGCAATGCTCTGACCCGTTTCCCCATCTTGGCGCCGATCTCCACCATCGTACGCGCAAGTTCGCGCGCTTCGCCCATCTCGCGCATGAACGCACCGGCGCCGACTTTGACGTCGAGCACGATCGCCGACGCGCCTGCCGCGATTTTCTTGCTCATGATGGATGCGGCGATGAGCGGAATGCTCGCGACCGTGCCGCTGCGATCGCGCAAGGCGTACAGTTTCTTGTCGGCGGGCGCAAGCGCGACGCTCGCAGCCGCGACTGCGCATCCCACCAATTCTACTTGCGCTTTGAATTCTTCGATGCTCAGTTCGACGCGCGCGCCCGGCACACACTCGATCTTGTCAAGCGTGCCGCCCGTGTGGCCGAGCGCGCGGCCCGAGAGCTTCGCGACGCGCGCGCCGCACGCAGCCGCGAGGGGCACCGCCACGAGTGTCACCGCGTCGCCGACCCCACCCGTCGAATGTTTGTCCACGACTGGACCGCCCAGGTCGCTCCAATCGATGGTCTCGCCGGACGCGACCATGGCGCGGGTCAACGCGGTGGTCTCGTCGATATCCATGCCTGCGGCGCAAACGGCGCGCAGCCAAGCCGTCATCGCTTCGTCGTCGACGCCGCCCTCGTCGTAAGCGCTGATTAGCCGTTCGATCTCGCGGT is part of the Candidatus Eremiobacteraceae bacterium genome and encodes:
- a CDS encoding O-antigen ligase family protein, with the translated sequence MPLTTPVALCYIALAIVAGVLAYRATWTAGASLAATAPFAWYHALGPTLVTVSKAAFVGSLAGLLIAAIVRPQVRAQFASALRGDIAPSALIAFAILAVASIAWSENRPDAIRDALKWWWYAGAFCITAVAVRSSADAMKVASVLFIASAVVGLDGLWQSFTGAPDVFKAADGTLVPRIASTLEGPNQFGAYLETVIPVLLSVLLFARLHRIAFIAGALLLGLLTSDLLLSFSRGAFWACAAGTVLVVAAYIWTRRNADVHVLAALPKRGAVVAASVALFVIPVAGAVLSPDALKHEFLATPTATASMSVRGQLWSCADSLIASAPIFGVGAGNFADRNASCGLQLDAAWHGSANNWYLETAADLGFAGLALLAVFLGGMLLRARGTELWSDPIAVGAYGALLAIVLHGFVDDTMPFPKAALTFFIVIAMIPAMREKPDLAALNPAYPRS
- a CDS encoding thymidine phosphorylase is translated as MSRADDDARRLAERKRGGATLSDREIERLISAYDEGGVDDEAMTAWLRAVCAAGMDIDETTALTRAMVASGETIDWSDLGGPVVDKHSTGGVGDAVTLVAVPLAAACGARVAKLSGRALGHTGGTLDKIECVPGARVELSIEEFKAQVELVGCAVAAASVALAPADKKLYALRDRSGTVASIPLIAASIMSKKIAAGASAIVLDVKVGAGAFMREMGEARELARTMVEIGAKMGKRVRALLTAMDEPLADAAGDALELDEALLVLEGGGSSRLRDVSRAVAIAMLEVCGVASIGEGQVRIDTALRSGAARRKLEAMVDAQGGVLDHFDRKFPAGTDVASASDGFINRIDAGAIGESVVLAKRGRTAEDARRVGVRVLRHVGEQASVGDPILRYVALEPDQEILRLLNQAVKVGMTKPQERLLVLDIISEL